GATGTTCCGGATACGCTCCAAGGGAAGATCAAAAGGGCGCATCTGCCGCTCGATTTCTTCATCCAATGCGGCAATAAGCTGGGTGAGCGCATCGATGTGCCGCAGTTGCTGCTCGAGCATGAAGCGAAGATGCGGGCCGATCAACCCTCTGAGCGCGCGCTTCAGTTCTTCCCGCTTGTTTTTCAGCCGCCCAAGTGCCAGCAATGAAAGGGCTTCCGGATCCTCTTCCCCGGCGATGATGGCCTCTAGCATGGCTCGTGAGGATTTGCCAAGGATGTCGGTTGCGACGGAGGAAAGCTTGATGTTTGCTCCTTCCAGCACCTTCTGGATTCGGTTGATCTCACGGGCACGCTCTTGGATGAGACTGCGGCGATATTTCAAAAGCTCGCGCAGTTCACGTTGATCGCGTGGTGGGATATAACTTCCTTTGAGCAGCCCCCGCTGCAGGAGAGAGGCAATCCATTCGGCGTCGCGCACATCGGTTTTCCGGCCGGGGACGTTTTTGATATGCTTGGCATTGACAACCAGAGGTGAAAGACCGGATGCTTCCAGCAGGTTGTAGATCGGTTTCCAATAGGAGCCGGTACTTTCCATCGCCACGTGTGTGACACTCTGTTCCTTGATCCAATCGACCATCTGCAAGAGATCATCGGTCATCGTGGCGTACGTCCGAATCTCCTTGACTTCTGGTGTCAGAACACAGGCGACGACGGTCTTCTTGTGCACGTCGAGTCCACAAACATGGCTATAGATGACGTCCATGGTGGTGTACTCTCCTTGCGGCTTTCGTTTTGGAGGCTGGTGCAACGACCGATTTCCAGACC
The window above is part of the Bacillus thermozeamaize genome. Proteins encoded here:
- a CDS encoding transposase yields the protein MDVIYSHVCGLDVHKKTVVACVLTPEVKEIRTYATMTDDLLQMVDWIKEQSVTHVAMESTGSYWKPIYNLLEASGLSPLVVNAKHIKNVPGRKTDVRDAEWIASLLQRGLLKGSYIPPRDQRELRELLKYRRSLIQERAREINRIQKVLEGANIKLSSVATDILGKSSRAMLEAIIAGEEDPEALSLLALGRLKNKREELKRALRGLIGPHLRFMLEQQLRHIDALTQLIAALDEEIERQMRPFDLPLERIRNIEGLGKRTTQEIIGVIGTDMNRFPTAAHLASWAGVAPGNNESAGKRRSGRTTKGNPLLRSALIEAAHAAARTKNTFLSRLYHRLAARRGSKRAIVAVAHRILVIIYHLLKEDQEYRPLSPTYYEKRRREQIKKQAIRKLNEIGYKVVELAEIEQGA